CGAAGCATATAGAAGGTTTAAGAAGCAATGTGATAGAAATCTTATTGTAACTGAAACTAGAGCTAGAAGATTTTTTGAGCCGATGACTGAAAAAAGAAAGAAGCAAAAAATTAACGCTAGAAAGAAAATGCTTAAGAGATTATACATGCTTAGAAGATACGAATCTAGGCTGTAGTATTCGTTTTCTATACCAAAGCCTCGATTTTATCGGGGCTTTTTTTTATTCTACTCACACATAACTCTATATATCA
The Arcobacter sp. CECT 8983 genome window above contains:
- the rpsU gene encoding 30S ribosomal protein S21, with the protein product MPGIKVKDNESFDEAYRRFKKQCDRNLIVTETRARRFFEPMTEKRKKQKINARKKMLKRLYMLRRYESRL